From the genome of Deltaproteobacteria bacterium, one region includes:
- a CDS encoding LemA family protein: MFKRVQFVLMGIIALFLVSGCGYNTIQTNEEAVKAAWGDVEAAYQRRNDLIPNLVEVVKAYAKHEKDTLTAVTEARAKVGSIQMNKNLLDDPKAFSQFQAAQGAMSSALSRLMVVVERYPDLKANQNFQDLQHQLEGTENRINVARVRYNKAVEVFNGSIRVFPNNLTNKFLLGLKLKEPFKAEAGAEKAPKVKF; the protein is encoded by the coding sequence ATGTTTAAAAGGGTACAATTCGTCTTGATGGGTATTATTGCGTTATTTTTGGTTTCCGGCTGTGGTTACAATACTATTCAGACCAATGAAGAAGCGGTCAAGGCCGCCTGGGGAGACGTGGAGGCGGCCTACCAAAGAAGAAATGACTTAATTCCCAACCTGGTGGAGGTGGTCAAGGCCTACGCCAAGCACGAAAAGGATACCCTGACGGCGGTCACCGAGGCCAGGGCCAAAGTCGGGTCGATTCAAATGAATAAAAATCTTTTAGATGATCCCAAGGCCTTCAGCCAATTCCAGGCCGCCCAGGGGGCCATGAGCAGCGCCCTTTCCCGGTTGATGGTGGTGGTTGAGAGATACCCTGATCTTAAAGCCAACCAAAATTTTCAGGATCTGCAACACCAACTCGAAGGCACGGAAAACCGCATCAATGTGGCCCGGGTTCGTTATAACAAAGCCGTCGAGGTCTTTAACGGCTCCATACGGGTCTTTCCCAATAACCTGACCAATAAGTTCTTGTTAGGGCTAAAACTGAAAG
- a CDS encoding VWA domain-containing protein, which translates to MKKTDPQDFRKAAAELLITLFGPEDRLGLISFGDSAQTLIPLTQNLPENQKGFSRAVQKITSRDLNTDLYAAIKKGYEEIKPSQNSNKILILFSDGQMDLGDKEKDASALKALGKLLPELVKDHIKLYTVAFSDFSDRKLLNDLAQETKGLFNLAQADKDIHVIFASIFEQVKMPDTVPLEGDSFFIDKEIQEATLLITKQIGTLTKLIDPNRKGLVYDKLSEGIAWYQTKAFDLITIKKPIPGRWKVQLSTKEGNKIFVVTDLALKSSLKQNHIFQGEKINIEAWLEREDRTVTEKRFLESIFFMTDIKGPDGNHLKLSLFPLETGDSRDKEGRYSNAFTFKQTGDYTIQILADGKTFKREQVRQVKVLNRPALQSPPTPTARAVKTTVPTRADEIWTKAFMKLGLIHLGFLVIGLIFWGVLKWNRKKAGKKEKEGSLNTNDPS; encoded by the coding sequence ATGAAAAAAACCGACCCCCAGGATTTCAGAAAAGCAGCCGCTGAATTATTGATTACCCTGTTCGGACCTGAAGACCGGCTTGGCCTGATCAGCTTTGGGGATTCGGCCCAGACCTTGATCCCGCTTACCCAAAATCTTCCCGAGAATCAGAAGGGATTTTCCAGGGCCGTTCAAAAAATAACTTCCCGGGATTTAAACACCGATCTATATGCCGCAATTAAAAAAGGGTATGAAGAGATTAAACCTTCTCAAAATTCGAACAAAATTCTAATCCTTTTTTCCGACGGTCAAATGGACCTGGGGGATAAAGAAAAAGACGCCTCGGCCCTTAAAGCCTTAGGAAAACTTCTACCGGAACTGGTAAAAGATCATATTAAACTCTATACCGTGGCTTTTTCTGATTTTTCGGACCGGAAACTTCTAAACGATTTAGCGCAAGAAACCAAAGGTCTTTTCAATCTGGCCCAGGCCGATAAAGATATCCATGTTATTTTTGCCTCCATATTTGAACAAGTCAAAATGCCCGACACCGTGCCCTTGGAAGGGGATTCCTTCTTTATCGACAAGGAGATTCAAGAAGCGACCCTGTTGATTACGAAACAAATAGGGACCCTGACCAAGCTTATCGATCCCAACCGGAAAGGACTCGTTTACGATAAATTGTCTGAAGGTATTGCCTGGTATCAAACCAAAGCTTTCGATTTGATCACCATCAAAAAGCCCATCCCCGGCCGATGGAAAGTGCAGTTGAGTACCAAGGAAGGGAATAAAATATTCGTCGTTACCGATCTGGCCTTGAAAAGTTCTTTGAAGCAAAATCATATTTTTCAAGGCGAGAAAATTAACATAGAGGCCTGGCTGGAAAGGGAGGATCGAACCGTTACGGAAAAACGATTCCTGGAATCCATCTTTTTTATGACCGACATAAAAGGACCTGATGGAAATCATCTCAAACTGAGTTTGTTTCCTCTGGAAACCGGAGATAGCAGAGATAAGGAAGGAAGATATTCCAACGCCTTCACCTTTAAACAGACCGGTGATTATACCATTCAAATACTGGCCGATGGAAAGACCTTTAAAAGAGAACAGGTCCGACAGGTGAAAGTTTTAAACCGACCGGCCCTTCAAAGTCCCCCGACCCCCACCGCACGGGCCGTAAAAACAACCGTTCCGACCAGGGCGGATGAGATTTGGACAAAGGCCTTCATGAAATTGGGACTTATCCATTTGGGTTTTTTAGTAATCGGATTGATTTTTTGGGGGGTTTTAAAATGGAATCGAAAAAAAGCCGGCAAAAAAGAGAAAGAAGGTTCCTTAAATACTAATGATCCGTCTTGA